The following proteins are encoded in a genomic region of Nicoliella spurrieriana:
- the recR gene encoding recombination mediator RecR → MQYPEPIAKLIDSYMHLPGIGRKTAVRLAYFTVNMDKTDIANFAEALTETKDKLRYCSICGNLTDEDPCEICQDPTRDQSKILVVEQPKDIMVMERMKDYHGLYHVLGGVLSPIDGKGPDELNVRSLIKRLQANEAVNEVIIATNATPEGEATAMYLSKLIKPAGIKVTRLAHGLSVGSDIEYADEMTLFKAVQGRTEI, encoded by the coding sequence ATGCAGTATCCAGAACCAATTGCAAAGCTGATTGATAGTTATATGCACCTCCCAGGAATCGGTCGGAAGACTGCCGTTCGGTTGGCTTACTTTACGGTGAATATGGATAAGACCGACATCGCAAATTTCGCTGAGGCGTTGACGGAAACGAAGGATAAGTTACGTTACTGTTCAATTTGCGGTAATTTAACCGATGAGGATCCCTGTGAAATTTGTCAGGATCCAACGCGGGACCAATCTAAAATTCTGGTCGTTGAACAGCCTAAGGACATCATGGTAATGGAACGAATGAAGGATTACCATGGTCTCTACCACGTTTTAGGTGGGGTCTTATCCCCAATTGATGGTAAGGGGCCAGATGAATTGAATGTGCGTTCTCTAATTAAGCGCTTGCAAGCCAATGAGGCGGTGAATGAAGTTATCATTGCCACCAATGCCACTCCTGAGGGGGAAGCTACCGCAATGTATCTGTCCAAGTTGATTAAACCAGCTGGCATCAAGGTAACGCGACTAGCCCATGGCTTATCCGTTGGTAGTGATATTGAATATGCAGATGAAATGACCTTGTTCAAGGCTGTTCAGGGCCGCACTGAAATTTAG
- a CDS encoding acyl-[acyl-carrier-protein] thioesterase, with product MANKYSEDHRITYYETDNQNRVTLPMLLNMIILVSEDQNIDLGLTDQFILSFGVTWVVIQYDLEIDHLPKTDEHITLQTQPSSYNKFFAFREYWVLDEAGNQCISIKSLWVAMNVEQRRLAPIPPEIVAPYHSEAVRLTPRFKKPKKIEQVTASREYRIRYSDIDTNIHVNNTRYLDWMIDLLPYDFLISHQPAHINLKYDNEVRYGNTIESKYERLTIDDQTVTRHEIYNNGNLAAVANFTWQPDGEVD from the coding sequence ATCGCTAATAAATATAGTGAAGACCACCGGATTACCTATTATGAGACTGATAATCAAAATCGTGTGACACTACCCATGTTATTGAATATGATTATTTTGGTATCCGAAGATCAAAATATTGATTTAGGATTAACTGATCAATTCATTCTATCCTTTGGGGTAACATGGGTTGTGATTCAATATGATTTAGAAATTGATCATCTCCCAAAGACTGATGAGCACATTACTTTACAGACTCAGCCCAGCTCTTACAATAAATTCTTTGCATTCCGTGAATACTGGGTGCTCGATGAGGCTGGTAACCAATGCATCTCAATTAAGAGTCTATGGGTCGCCATGAACGTGGAACAACGGCGGTTGGCACCGATTCCGCCTGAAATTGTGGCTCCATATCATTCAGAGGCAGTCCGGTTAACCCCCCGGTTTAAAAAACCTAAGAAAATTGAGCAAGTAACCGCAAGTCGTGAATACCGGATTCGGTATAGTGATATTGATACTAACATCCACGTTAATAATACCCGTTATTTAGATTGGATGATTGACCTGTTGCCATATGATTTTTTAATTAGCCATCAGCCTGCACACATTAATTTAAAGTACGATAATGAAGTGCGCTATGGAAACACGATTGAAAGCAAGTATGAACGTTTGACCATCGATGATCAGACGGTGACCAGGCACGAAATTTATAATAACGGTAATTTAGCGGCAGTCGCCAACTTTACTTGGCAACCTGATGGCGAGGTAGATTAA
- the tsaB gene encoding tRNA (adenosine(37)-N6)-threonylcarbamoyltransferase complex dimerization subunit type 1 TsaB, whose protein sequence is MKVLALDASNRPLSIAVLEDQQILATTTTTIHQKHAQYLLPIIDQLMDDCGLAPDDLDRVVVAYGPGSYTGIRIATATAKVLAFTLGIKLVGVSSLQTLALNFTREGQLVNPIFDARNQNLFTGLYRIQDGKPMVVIPDQHVSLERWLAKLADYQNESIIGVADANHFKAQLPSNFTLVQNLNNLPQAANLGLFGQTLPPVQDIDTFVPNYLRLTKAEADWQKLHPEEDSNSYVEKI, encoded by the coding sequence ATGAAGGTTTTAGCATTGGATGCTTCTAATCGGCCCTTAAGCATTGCAGTATTAGAGGACCAACAAATATTAGCCACCACCACCACGACCATCCACCAAAAACATGCCCAGTATCTCCTACCCATTATTGATCAATTAATGGATGATTGTGGGCTGGCACCGGATGACTTAGACCGGGTGGTAGTCGCCTATGGACCCGGCTCATACACTGGGATTCGAATTGCCACCGCCACTGCAAAGGTATTGGCATTTACGTTAGGAATCAAACTAGTCGGGGTTTCGAGCTTGCAAACGTTAGCGCTGAACTTCACTCGTGAGGGACAGTTAGTTAACCCCATTTTCGATGCTAGAAATCAAAACCTGTTTACCGGACTTTATCGGATTCAGGATGGGAAACCCATGGTGGTCATTCCCGACCAACACGTTTCATTAGAACGGTGGCTAGCTAAGCTTGCCGACTATCAAAATGAATCCATCATTGGGGTTGCAGATGCAAACCACTTTAAAGCGCAGCTCCCAAGCAACTTTACACTAGTTCAGAATCTCAATAATTTACCACAAGCTGCTAATTTAGGATTGTTTGGACAAACACTGCCACCAGTCCAGGATATTGATACGTTCGTCCCTAATTATCTCCGGTTGACCAAGGCCGAAGCTGATTGGCAAAAACTACACCCAGAAGAGGATTCCAATTCATATGTTGAAAAAATTTAG
- the dnaX gene encoding DNA polymerase III subunit gamma/tau — MSYQALYRVWRPQRFADLVGQPVITETLKNTIITNQISHAYLFAGPRGTGKTSAAKIFAKAVNCPNAKDGEPCNECSICKAITNGTLNDVIEIDAASNNGVDEIRDIRDKAKYAPTEATYKVYIIDEVHMLSTGAFNALLKTLEEPPTNVIFILATTEPHKLPATIISRTQRFDFKRIQPKDILERMEYILKQKDVKYDDKALRVIARAAEGGMRDALSILDQTMSYGDDVVTYENALQVTGSVTTSLLTEFVSEVAHQDVKAALVSVRKIVDAGKDANQFIEDLISYYQNTLLYKQAPEMVLEQELGIVDDQFKQIATDANANVIYQIIEILNDIQQQMRYTLHPDVYLEVLTVKIATLNRGGVEGSAADSKQIEQLTGEINDLKQQLSALKQSVITTDSKPQAQSTPKQSATPQPAPVKKQSAPSHRVNLEKIYPILDHATRSDLNRIKSSWAELVQNLDVVQRSLMNIANPVAASSSGVVLSFSYDIFYQKAVNDRSLIDAIGNGFDRIIGYAPDLSFVPEEQWQQIRKDYYNHKRMRGNANQPAPSAEQSSAPKQHSNAAGNDNSDEPPLPIDDQGVHEQASAEPDVVTKAEELFGKDILDVKND; from the coding sequence TTGAGTTATCAAGCATTATATCGGGTCTGGCGACCCCAACGATTTGCTGATCTAGTGGGCCAACCGGTAATTACTGAAACGTTGAAGAACACCATTATTACCAATCAAATTAGTCATGCTTACCTATTTGCAGGCCCCCGCGGAACTGGGAAAACATCAGCTGCTAAAATCTTTGCTAAGGCAGTTAACTGTCCAAATGCAAAGGATGGGGAACCATGTAATGAATGTAGCATTTGTAAGGCGATTACCAATGGCACCCTCAATGATGTAATCGAAATTGATGCGGCTTCCAATAACGGGGTCGATGAGATTCGTGATATTCGCGATAAGGCGAAGTACGCACCGACCGAAGCGACTTATAAGGTCTACATCATCGATGAAGTGCACATGCTATCAACGGGGGCATTCAATGCATTGTTAAAGACATTGGAAGAACCTCCCACAAATGTGATTTTTATTCTAGCTACGACCGAACCCCACAAGTTACCAGCCACGATCATTTCACGGACCCAACGCTTTGATTTTAAGCGAATTCAACCCAAGGATATTCTGGAACGAATGGAATACATTCTAAAGCAAAAGGATGTTAAGTACGATGACAAAGCGCTGCGGGTAATTGCTAGGGCTGCTGAAGGTGGGATGCGGGATGCACTTAGCATTTTGGATCAAACCATGTCGTATGGGGATGATGTAGTAACCTATGAAAACGCACTTCAAGTTACCGGAAGCGTGACCACTTCGCTCTTGACTGAATTCGTTAGCGAAGTGGCCCATCAAGACGTGAAAGCTGCCCTAGTGTCAGTGCGCAAAATAGTTGATGCTGGTAAGGATGCCAATCAGTTTATTGAGGACTTGATTAGTTATTACCAAAACACCTTACTTTATAAGCAAGCTCCTGAAATGGTCTTGGAACAAGAATTGGGCATCGTTGACGACCAGTTCAAGCAAATCGCGACCGATGCAAACGCCAATGTAATCTATCAAATCATTGAAATTTTGAATGACATTCAACAACAAATGCGTTACACGCTCCATCCAGATGTTTATCTGGAGGTATTAACGGTTAAAATTGCCACGTTGAATCGTGGCGGCGTTGAGGGTTCAGCTGCCGATAGTAAACAAATTGAACAACTTACGGGTGAAATCAACGACTTAAAACAACAACTTAGCGCCCTGAAACAATCCGTTATAACGACTGATTCCAAACCACAAGCTCAATCGACGCCTAAACAGTCAGCAACCCCCCAGCCGGCACCTGTTAAAAAGCAATCGGCACCAAGCCATCGCGTTAATTTGGAAAAGATTTACCCGATCTTGGATCATGCGACCCGCTCAGATCTTAACCGCATCAAGAGTTCTTGGGCTGAATTGGTTCAAAATTTAGATGTGGTTCAAAGGTCATTGATGAACATTGCGAACCCAGTTGCTGCCAGCAGTAGTGGGGTTGTGTTATCATTTAGTTATGATATTTTTTACCAAAAGGCAGTTAACGATCGGTCATTGATCGATGCGATTGGAAATGGGTTTGACCGCATCATTGGGTATGCTCCTGATCTAAGCTTTGTCCCGGAAGAACAATGGCAACAAATTCGTAAGGATTACTATAATCACAAACGAATGCGGGGCAATGCTAATCAGCCCGCTCCTTCAGCTGAACAGTCATCAGCACCCAAGCAGCATTCGAATGCTGCTGGTAATGATAATAGCGACGAGCCACCATTGCCGATTGATGATCAGGGTGTGCATGAACAAGCTAGTGCGGAACCAGATGTGGTTACAAAGGCTGAGGAGTTATTTGGTAAGGACATTTTAGATGTAAAAAATGATTAA
- the tadA gene encoding tRNA adenosine(34) deaminase TadA, whose product MNDQRIEAFMQRALIQARAANSIHEVPIGAVVVHDGRVIGTGHNLRELAEDATGHAEIYAIQEACAVLNSWRLEDCDLYVTVEPCLMCAGAILNSRIKNLYYGSPNPKGGVVDSLYQVLNDPRFNHQVNVTGGVLANESAAIMKAFFKAARKRKKLARRSGQVR is encoded by the coding sequence ATGAACGATCAACGGATTGAAGCCTTTATGCAACGGGCATTAATACAGGCGCGGGCGGCCAATTCCATTCATGAAGTTCCGATTGGTGCCGTGGTCGTTCACGACGGACGGGTAATTGGGACCGGTCATAACCTACGTGAACTAGCGGAAGATGCCACTGGGCATGCGGAGATTTATGCGATCCAAGAGGCCTGTGCCGTTTTAAATAGTTGGCGATTGGAGGATTGTGACCTCTACGTTACCGTTGAGCCATGCTTAATGTGTGCTGGTGCAATCCTAAATTCACGGATCAAAAACCTATATTATGGGTCCCCAAACCCCAAGGGCGGCGTGGTCGATAGCCTCTATCAGGTTTTGAACGACCCCCGTTTTAACCACCAGGTGAACGTGACTGGTGGGGTTTTGGCTAATGAATCTGCGGCAATTATGAAGGCGTTTTTCAAGGCTGCTCGCAAGCGTAAAAAACTAGCTCGTCGTTCTGGACAAGTTAGGTAA
- a CDS encoding YaaL family protein yields the protein MFGRKNTAQKSKLQYDQDLLDSIDEAKSDWLRAQETQNAISEVDDEIIAQTQLARCRYLYLYREARFRKVHNNRIQSSVFDY from the coding sequence ATGTTCGGGAGAAAGAATACCGCTCAAAAAAGTAAGTTACAATATGATCAAGATTTGTTAGATTCAATTGATGAGGCTAAGTCAGATTGGTTACGAGCACAGGAAACCCAAAATGCCATTTCAGAAGTGGACGATGAAATTATTGCTCAGACCCAGTTAGCCCGTTGCAGGTACTTGTATTTATACCGTGAAGCTAGATTCCGAAAAGTGCATAATAATCGGATTCAATCATCGGTATTTGATTATTAA
- the tsaD gene encoding tRNA (adenosine(37)-N6)-threonylcarbamoyltransferase complex transferase subunit TsaD, which yields MAFESSCDETSVAIIEDGAKICSNVVATQIKSHKRFGGVVPEVASRHHIEEITICIRDAMQEAHVTYDDLSAVAVTYGPGLVGALLIGVTAAKMVAWAHHLPLIPVNHLAGHIYAARFVEPIAFPALALVVSGGHTELVYMPEAGTFEIIGETRDDAAGEAYDKVGRVLGINYPAGPTVDAMAAKGHDTFHFPRAMDKDPNYDFSFSGLKSAFINTYHHAEQVGAKLNHDDLATSFQSAVVDVLVDKTLRALKHYPVKQLILAGGVAANNGLRKQLQSAIDQLPATELLMAPRKLCGDNAAMIGAAAYVLFKEGHFAGLDLNADPSLEFDWAPDVIK from the coding sequence ATGGCATTCGAATCTAGTTGTGATGAAACTAGCGTTGCGATTATTGAGGATGGCGCTAAAATTTGCTCGAACGTAGTTGCCACTCAAATTAAAAGCCATAAGCGCTTTGGTGGGGTGGTTCCAGAAGTTGCCAGTCGCCATCACATTGAAGAAATTACCATCTGTATTCGTGACGCAATGCAAGAGGCACACGTAACCTACGATGATCTTTCAGCAGTGGCCGTTACTTATGGCCCGGGGTTAGTGGGGGCATTGTTAATTGGGGTCACGGCAGCTAAGATGGTTGCCTGGGCGCACCACTTACCATTAATTCCGGTCAATCACTTGGCGGGACACATCTATGCTGCCCGGTTTGTGGAACCCATTGCATTTCCAGCATTAGCGCTAGTGGTTTCTGGTGGGCACACCGAATTAGTTTACATGCCTGAAGCAGGGACCTTTGAAATTATTGGTGAAACTCGTGATGATGCCGCTGGCGAAGCCTATGATAAGGTCGGACGGGTCTTAGGAATTAACTATCCTGCGGGCCCCACCGTTGATGCGATGGCTGCGAAGGGGCATGATACATTTCATTTTCCACGGGCAATGGATAAGGACCCCAACTATGATTTTAGTTTTAGTGGACTAAAGAGTGCCTTTATTAATACTTACCACCATGCTGAACAGGTGGGGGCAAAGCTGAATCATGATGATTTGGCCACTAGTTTCCAAAGTGCAGTTGTGGACGTATTAGTTGATAAGACGCTTCGGGCACTCAAACATTATCCAGTTAAGCAATTGATCCTAGCCGGTGGTGTGGCTGCTAATAACGGGCTGAGAAAGCAATTGCAATCAGCGATTGATCAACTACCAGCGACTGAATTATTAATGGCGCCCCGTAAACTATGTGGTGATAATGCTGCAATGATCGGTGCTGCTGCCTATGTATTGTTCAAAGAAGGGCACTTCGCTGGGTTAGATTTAAATGCTGACCCCAGCCTAGAATTTGACTGGGCTCCGGACGTAATTAAGTAG
- the rsmI gene encoding 16S rRNA (cytidine(1402)-2'-O)-methyltransferase: MNLQVQHSFANQPTGTLYLVPTPIGNLDDMTFRAVKVLREVDLIAAEDTRNTQKLLNHFEIDTREISFHEHNTMERIPELVQKLQAGMNIAQASDAGMPSISDPGHELVVACIKENIPVVPLPGANAGLTGLIASGLSPQPFYFYGFLNRKPSDQIAELEAINQHQETIILYEAPHRLKKTLKNMNKVLGSNRQTVLCREITKRYEDFHRGNLAELLDWAENNRVMGEFVIIVAGNQNASTVNSTADDELLKLSMPEQVEHFINQGDKPNSAIKRVAKLHQIKKQEVYNLYHHIEREG; this comes from the coding sequence ATTAATTTGCAAGTTCAACATAGTTTTGCCAATCAGCCCACCGGGACCTTGTATTTAGTTCCGACCCCGATTGGTAATTTAGACGATATGACGTTTAGGGCGGTCAAAGTCCTTCGTGAAGTGGATTTGATTGCTGCCGAGGATACCCGCAACACCCAAAAGTTATTAAACCACTTTGAAATTGATACTAGGGAAATTAGTTTTCATGAGCATAACACCATGGAACGGATTCCAGAGCTAGTTCAAAAGCTGCAAGCGGGAATGAACATTGCCCAAGCTAGTGATGCGGGGATGCCGTCGATTAGTGATCCGGGGCATGAACTAGTGGTTGCTTGTATTAAGGAGAATATTCCGGTGGTTCCACTGCCCGGTGCCAATGCTGGGTTGACCGGGCTAATCGCATCTGGGTTAAGTCCCCAGCCGTTTTACTTCTACGGCTTTTTAAACCGCAAACCCAGTGACCAGATTGCTGAATTAGAAGCAATCAATCAACATCAAGAAACCATTATTTTATATGAAGCTCCGCACCGGTTGAAAAAAACGCTTAAGAATATGAATAAAGTGTTAGGAAGTAATCGGCAGACGGTTTTATGCCGTGAGATTACTAAACGGTACGAAGATTTTCATCGGGGGAACTTGGCCGAACTGTTGGACTGGGCTGAAAATAATCGGGTGATGGGGGAATTTGTCATCATTGTGGCGGGAAATCAGAATGCCAGTACTGTCAATTCCACTGCTGATGATGAATTGCTAAAGCTTTCGATGCCTGAGCAAGTCGAACACTTTATTAATCAAGGTGATAAGCCCAATTCCGCAATTAAGCGGGTGGCGAAGCTTCACCAGATTAAAAAGCAGGAAGTTTATAACCTTTACCACCATATTGAAAGGGAGGGCTGA
- the holB gene encoding DNA polymerase III subunit delta': protein MSTEQSVAKTVVSDAEFKQPQLVEHFARVVTNHDLTHAYLFNGESGSGKLAVALQVTMALFCEHPVNGRPCGQCNECIRIANRQHPDVLIVQPDGASIKIDQVRMLKAEFSKSAVEGNQKAFIINGADKMTTEAANSLLKFIEEPVGNVVSFLLTNNKSLVLPTIVSRTQLVDFPAIAPAVFSKELAQMGIDRNYFHLITMLTNNLQTVHEWFENDWFAKLQTAISQWFLQLNKHSPVAFTMVQTDIVPLINNQAAKAITIDMLIEVWRDVLDVKFNAVADAELSFPQIKDQIHQIAFKIPKMQLLEIIELVLKNNGALAANLNFQTILETTTLRVLEKLE from the coding sequence ATGTCTACTGAACAATCAGTTGCCAAAACAGTCGTTAGTGATGCTGAATTTAAGCAACCACAGCTGGTTGAGCATTTTGCACGGGTCGTTACCAACCATGATTTAACGCATGCGTACTTATTTAATGGTGAATCAGGGTCCGGAAAGTTAGCAGTTGCCCTTCAGGTAACGATGGCGTTGTTTTGTGAACATCCAGTTAACGGCCGTCCCTGTGGACAGTGTAATGAGTGCATTCGGATTGCTAATCGTCAACATCCAGATGTTTTAATCGTCCAGCCGGATGGTGCTAGCATTAAAATTGACCAAGTGCGGATGCTAAAGGCTGAATTTTCGAAGAGTGCGGTTGAGGGGAATCAAAAGGCCTTCATCATTAATGGTGCTGATAAAATGACGACCGAAGCCGCCAATAGTCTCCTAAAGTTCATTGAAGAACCAGTTGGCAACGTGGTTTCGTTTTTATTAACCAACAATAAATCATTGGTATTACCAACGATCGTTTCACGAACCCAGCTGGTTGATTTTCCAGCAATTGCACCAGCTGTATTTAGTAAAGAATTAGCTCAAATGGGAATTGATCGGAATTACTTTCATTTGATCACAATGCTGACTAATAACCTCCAGACGGTGCACGAATGGTTTGAAAATGATTGGTTCGCTAAGCTTCAAACCGCCATTAGTCAATGGTTTTTACAACTTAATAAACACAGTCCAGTTGCATTTACGATGGTGCAGACCGATATCGTCCCATTAATTAATAATCAAGCTGCCAAAGCGATTACGATCGACATGCTAATTGAAGTATGGCGGGACGTATTAGATGTAAAATTTAATGCAGTCGCTGATGCGGAGTTAAGTTTTCCACAAATTAAGGATCAAATTCACCAAATTGCATTTAAAATTCCGAAAATGCAATTACTTGAAATCATTGAATTAGTACTGAAAAATAATGGTGCGTTAGCTGCTAACTTAAACTTTCAAACCATTTTGGAAACAACGACATTGCGGGTGCTTGAGAAATTGGAATAA
- a CDS encoding cyclic-di-AMP receptor, whose amino-acid sequence MKLLIAVIQDKDTSELQESFIKNNIRATKLSTTGGFLKSGNTTYMIGIEDEKVERVLDIIKNISRTRKKYMTPPVNLDGGANEGSYPVKIQVGGATVMILPMDQFYQF is encoded by the coding sequence ATGAAATTATTAATTGCAGTGATTCAGGACAAGGACACTAGCGAGTTACAAGAGTCATTTATTAAAAATAACATTCGGGCGACTAAGTTATCCACGACCGGAGGGTTTTTAAAATCAGGAAATACGACCTATATGATTGGAATTGAAGATGAAAAGGTCGAACGGGTCTTGGACATTATCAAAAATATTTCACGGACTAGAAAGAAATACATGACGCCACCCGTAAACTTAGATGGTGGTGCTAACGAGGGTTCATACCCAGTTAAGATTCAAGTCGGTGGCGCAACGGTAATGATCCTACCAATGGATCAGTTCTACCAATTCTAA
- a CDS encoding DNA replication initiation control protein YabA encodes MNNKELYNGLKNMESQTKLMVARFSDLREAMNEVLEKNSELEIENQHLRELLESQTKEAHGQKAPAQKAHKRNDSRKTLEKLFDSGFHVCNQFYGKPRENGEVCMFCDEIINRKLES; translated from the coding sequence TTGAATAATAAAGAATTATACAACGGGTTGAAGAACATGGAGTCACAAACCAAGCTAATGGTAGCCCGTTTTTCAGACTTGCGTGAAGCAATGAATGAAGTTTTAGAAAAAAATTCCGAGTTAGAAATTGAAAATCAACACTTACGTGAATTACTGGAATCACAAACCAAGGAAGCGCACGGGCAAAAAGCGCCAGCACAAAAGGCGCATAAGCGTAATGATTCGCGAAAGACCTTGGAAAAATTATTTGATTCCGGTTTTCATGTTTGTAACCAGTTTTACGGTAAACCCCGTGAAAATGGTGAGGTCTGCATGTTCTGTGATGAAATTATCAATCGAAAATTAGAAAGTTAG
- the rimI gene encoding ribosomal protein S18-alanine N-acetyltransferase: MLKKFRKWYHNLFLKSNQVFREQQIAVKNHIVEIKDAKYFIGKAMVTDIPELLKIEKSVYDGQTPWNYTTMLKELKREQDRLYLVIRYHDQLVAFIGCAMFDTKRECHITNLAVQKEFQHRGLAYYLMTVIIKKARLINYDQITLEVRSSNYRAQHLYSDLGFYRTGIKNNYYVDNQEDAIDMALDISEMDSRPNNYGL, from the coding sequence ATGTTGAAAAAATTTAGAAAATGGTACCACAATTTATTCTTGAAAAGTAATCAGGTTTTTCGTGAACAACAAATCGCGGTTAAAAACCATATCGTTGAAATTAAGGATGCTAAGTATTTTATTGGGAAGGCCATGGTAACGGATATTCCAGAGTTATTAAAGATTGAAAAATCGGTTTATGATGGACAGACCCCTTGGAACTACACCACCATGTTAAAGGAATTAAAGCGTGAACAAGATCGTTTGTACTTGGTAATTAGGTACCACGACCAATTAGTAGCGTTTATTGGTTGTGCCATGTTTGATACTAAACGAGAGTGCCACATTACAAATTTGGCCGTCCAAAAAGAATTTCAGCACCGGGGGCTAGCTTATTACTTAATGACGGTAATTATTAAAAAGGCGCGCCTCATTAATTATGATCAGATTACACTAGAGGTGCGCAGTAGTAATTACCGGGCTCAACACCTGTATTCTGATTTAGGCTTTTACCGGACGGGAATTAAGAATAACTACTACGTTGATAACCAAGAGGATGCCATTGATATGGCATTAGACATCAGCGAAATGGACAGTCGTCCTAATAATTATGGGTTATAG
- the tmk gene encoding dTMP kinase produces MNNNFITFEGSDGAGKTTVLKRVFETLDTITEQPSILTREPGGNRISEMIRNVILDRNNREMDAKTEALLYAAARRQHLVETILPALADGKMVLSDRYLDSSLAYQGGGRQIGCQAVYEMNQFATDGLMPGLTIYFDVPVAVGLQRIAEHRSVADTDRLDVETRAFHQRVHDTYEQLVQKYPDRMVRVDATQPVEQVYESVMTILRNYLNRSDR; encoded by the coding sequence ATGAATAATAATTTTATTACGTTTGAGGGTTCCGATGGTGCCGGGAAAACCACCGTATTAAAGCGAGTTTTTGAAACGCTAGATACGATTACAGAACAGCCTAGCATTTTAACCCGTGAACCGGGTGGCAATCGAATTTCTGAAATGATTAGAAACGTGATTTTAGACCGGAATAATCGGGAAATGGATGCCAAGACCGAAGCATTATTATACGCTGCTGCACGTCGCCAACACCTAGTGGAAACCATTTTACCAGCCCTAGCTGATGGTAAAATGGTATTGAGTGATCGGTATTTGGATAGCTCGTTAGCCTACCAGGGTGGGGGTCGGCAGATTGGATGCCAGGCGGTTTATGAGATGAATCAATTTGCTACCGATGGCCTAATGCCTGGGCTTACAATTTACTTTGACGTTCCAGTTGCGGTGGGATTACAACGAATTGCGGAGCACCGTAGCGTTGCTGATACTGACCGATTGGACGTGGAGACCCGTGCTTTTCACCAACGGGTTCATGACACCTATGAACAATTAGTGCAAAAATATCCGGACCGGATGGTGAGGGTCGATGCCACCCAACCGGTTGAACAAGTTTATGAATCAGTAATGACGATTTTACGAAATTACCTAAATAGGAGTGATAGATAA
- a CDS encoding YbaB/EbfC family nucleoid-associated protein, translating to MMNGMNMNKMLKQVKQMQKQMGEEQAELNKQEFTGTAPDDMVKVTFTGDRKMTDMQIKPEAIDPDDPDMLSDLVLTAVNEALGKVEDATQSTLGKYTKGMPGM from the coding sequence ATGATGAACGGAATGAACATGAACAAGATGTTAAAGCAAGTTAAGCAAATGCAAAAGCAAATGGGCGAAGAGCAAGCTGAATTAAATAAACAAGAATTCACTGGGACCGCTCCAGATGATATGGTTAAGGTGACCTTTACCGGTGATCGCAAAATGACGGACATGCAAATCAAGCCAGAGGCAATTGATCCAGATGATCCAGATATGCTTTCTGATCTAGTATTGACCGCTGTAAACGAAGCCCTTGGCAAGGTCGAAGATGCCACTCAAAGTACCCTTGGTAAATACACTAAGGGCATGCCAGGAATGTAA